In Clostridium swellfunianum, a genomic segment contains:
- a CDS encoding N-acetylglucosamine kinase, with the protein MYVVGIDGGGTKTKACLMDEQGKIIGIGNSGPSSIDTVSLEVSIKNIKQAILESFGTKEYTIEGAYVGLGGIVTKQDGLNVSAELKKLDFFSKEAYIHSENDTRTALAGGLATKEGIAIIIGTGSVAFGRNEKGDEWLAGGFGYKEGDSGSSYDLGRQCLKHLARAIDGRIEVTPFITAINNALKIDMDRSKLFDKIDELWHNRTTTASLAPFVTSYANNGDVHAINIVEKATSELSLLIEAIYKRVSFVNPQVAIIGSLGNAPGVFRNSFIQKVKSINSSISVIAQRLDPAVGAALQALKLNNINITEEMVERYELKYE; encoded by the coding sequence ATGTATGTTGTAGGTATAGATGGCGGTGGTACTAAAACAAAAGCATGTCTCATGGATGAGCAAGGTAAAATAATAGGCATCGGCAACTCTGGTCCGTCCAGTATAGATACAGTTTCTTTGGAGGTTTCCATTAAAAATATTAAACAAGCAATTCTAGAAAGCTTTGGTACTAAGGAATATACAATTGAAGGTGCTTATGTAGGCCTTGGTGGAATAGTAACCAAACAGGATGGCTTAAATGTAAGCGCAGAGCTTAAGAAATTGGACTTTTTTAGCAAGGAAGCTTATATCCATTCAGAAAACGATACCCGTACTGCTTTAGCTGGTGGCTTAGCTACAAAAGAAGGTATTGCCATAATTATAGGTACAGGCTCAGTAGCCTTTGGCAGAAATGAAAAAGGAGACGAATGGCTTGCAGGCGGATTTGGTTACAAAGAAGGAGACTCAGGTAGTTCCTACGACTTAGGCAGACAATGTCTAAAGCATCTTGCCAGAGCTATAGATGGGCGTATTGAAGTTACCCCCTTTATCACAGCAATAAATAATGCTTTAAAAATAGACATGGACAGGTCTAAGCTTTTTGACAAGATAGATGAACTTTGGCATAATCGAACAACAACAGCGAGTTTAGCGCCATTTGTCACCAGCTATGCAAATAATGGAGATGTTCATGCAATAAATATTGTAGAAAAGGCAACCTCCGAGCTTTCCCTACTTATTGAAGCAATCTATAAAAGAGTTAGTTTTGTAAATCCTCAAGTGGCCATAATCGGCAGTCTTGGCAATGCGCCCGGAGTTTTCAGAAATAGTTTTATACAAAAGGTGAAATCCATTAACAGCTCAATCTCTGTTATCGCTCAACGATTAGATCCTGCTGTTGGAGCTGCACTGCAAGCTCTCAAACTAAATAATATTAATATAACTGAAGAGATGGTTGAGAGGTATGAATTGAAATATGAATAA
- a CDS encoding DUF4185 domain-containing protein: protein MLEEVILEKEIFIESEINIQLEKIYPVSKIIIEEINSVESEGLKLLNSYEGEIWDNIDAIGKLEDNSFIIDLNNNTLKNIKVVFKNPLNRELKVKLEIGEGFYCEEDKEWTNLFHRRHKWAGSDGIFSVNLTGGDSPDCDNPRTLFVFGDTFVGSVDKLTGERLKPHLMLNNSFAVMEGKVADREKLEFIIRQDEKLSYISAISPQTDSAKVGTMGSNLCCENFEENSEGWLSEYEPKELWIVFDFHKEYSLKYVDIWNYYLRDREEMYENRGMSKVKLFYSSDGYTWDELCKDHWIPVDKADRTADGENSTSIKLGIKARFIKLEGTAVISEGNFGGINGEEALFGLRKVRFVTEQDQKLLDVKVKVSSEYYSKMQKSWYWMQDGVRIGEKIYYMPLIISEDLTAPEGMQFKVDGIAMLSLTLKDNKPDFESVTQKDTFLNKNGLTFGAGIMSNTPESNPLSGDGYIYIYGYRSVTEDTSVCRGLIAARVEPDKFENLNEWRFWDGTEWNFDIMKSSVLLKHISCEMSVSPIYDGSLKGKYIAVFQYDVNSRYVAYSIGDSPVGPFSEPRKVYCCIEPKTNDKIYTYNAKAHPHLSDNKGLLVTYNVNTYSNELNDKDGGIYRPRCLRFKSTLD, encoded by the coding sequence ATGCTAGAAGAAGTAATATTAGAAAAAGAAATCTTTATAGAATCAGAAATAAACATCCAACTTGAAAAAATATATCCGGTTTCAAAAATAATCATTGAGGAAATTAATAGTGTTGAGTCCGAGGGTTTAAAGCTCTTAAATTCATATGAAGGTGAAATATGGGATAACATAGACGCTATCGGTAAATTAGAAGATAACAGCTTTATTATAGATTTAAACAATAATACATTAAAAAACATAAAAGTAGTATTTAAAAATCCTTTAAACAGGGAGTTAAAAGTGAAGCTAGAAATAGGAGAAGGGTTTTACTGCGAGGAAGATAAGGAGTGGACTAACCTTTTTCATAGAAGGCATAAATGGGCAGGCTCCGATGGGATTTTTTCCGTAAACTTAACCGGAGGTGATAGCCCAGATTGTGATAATCCTAGAACCTTATTTGTTTTTGGAGACACTTTTGTAGGTTCTGTAGATAAGTTAACGGGAGAGAGACTTAAGCCTCATCTGATGCTTAATAATTCATTTGCTGTCATGGAAGGAAAGGTTGCTGACAGAGAAAAGTTGGAATTTATTATAAGGCAGGATGAAAAACTTAGCTATATATCTGCCATATCACCACAAACAGACAGTGCAAAAGTGGGAACTATGGGAAGCAATTTATGCTGCGAAAATTTCGAGGAGAATTCTGAAGGCTGGTTATCAGAATATGAGCCTAAGGAATTATGGATAGTATTTGACTTTCATAAGGAGTATTCACTGAAGTATGTGGATATATGGAATTATTATTTAAGAGATAGAGAAGAAATGTATGAAAACAGAGGTATGAGTAAGGTTAAGCTTTTCTACAGCAGTGACGGATATACTTGGGATGAACTATGCAAGGATCACTGGATACCAGTAGATAAAGCTGATAGAACTGCTGATGGAGAAAACAGTACATCAATAAAGTTGGGCATAAAAGCAAGGTTTATCAAGCTTGAAGGAACTGCTGTAATAAGTGAAGGGAATTTTGGTGGCATAAATGGAGAAGAAGCATTATTTGGCCTCAGAAAGGTCAGGTTTGTAACAGAGCAGGATCAAAAGCTTTTAGATGTAAAAGTTAAGGTCTCTTCAGAGTATTATTCCAAGATGCAAAAAAGTTGGTATTGGATGCAGGATGGAGTTAGGATAGGAGAAAAGATTTACTATATGCCTCTTATAATTTCAGAAGATTTAACCGCGCCTGAAGGTATGCAATTTAAAGTTGATGGTATTGCTATGCTTAGTCTTACTTTAAAAGATAACAAACCTGATTTTGAAAGCGTTACTCAAAAGGATACCTTTCTCAATAAAAATGGACTAACCTTTGGAGCAGGCATTATGTCTAATACTCCAGAGTCTAATCCTCTAAGCGGAGATGGATATATATATATTTACGGATACAGGAGTGTAACTGAGGATACTTCAGTTTGTCGGGGGCTAATTGCAGCAAGAGTAGAACCTGATAAATTTGAAAACTTAAATGAATGGAGATTTTGGGATGGAACAGAGTGGAACTTCGATATAATGAAGTCCAGTGTCCTCTTAAAACATATATCCTGTGAAATGAGTGTTTCTCCAATATATGATGGAAGTCTGAAAGGGAAATATATTGCTGTATTTCAGTATGATGTGAACTCAAGATATGTTGCATACAGCATTGGGGATTCTCCTGTAGGTCCCTTTAGTGAACCAAGAAAGGTATATTGCTGCATAGAGCCTAAGACTAATGATAAGATTTACACCTATAATGCAAAGGCTCATCCACATTTGTCTGATAATAAGGGATTGCTTGTGACCTATAACGTAAACACCTATAGCAATGAGTTAAATGATAAGGATGGAGGCATATACCGCCCAAGATGTCTGAGATTCAAGAGCACTTTGGACTAA
- a CDS encoding LPXTG cell wall anchor domain-containing protein, which yields MKKFSFVAILMLVLLTFAGCWNGEAKSNASITSEKGKGSKTISFTILKDHVKKPDGNGTVEDNSKYFPKGIGAVTTWLKSNVPAGFDITFAEKADYYLYTLSYSFNDIADYNAKTKALAGANWAKYALQDATLTASEKDGGYEVTFKESGKTTEASIKWALDGIFKNSQIFDPRAGKPDAEPVTEDTIFKVMSETVKVGEKATTVQLDKNSNVTVTATGTVSKTAAQTPTETPGNEEPDSSNPSTGDNINTYVILTFLSLVGMTVVFTRKRRLN from the coding sequence ATGAAAAAATTTAGTTTTGTAGCTATATTAATGCTTGTTCTGTTAACGTTTGCAGGATGTTGGAATGGCGAAGCAAAATCTAATGCCAGTATAACCTCTGAAAAAGGAAAGGGATCCAAAACTATAAGCTTTACTATTTTAAAGGATCATGTTAAAAAACCTGATGGAAACGGAACTGTAGAAGATAATTCAAAATACTTTCCTAAAGGAATAGGCGCAGTAACTACATGGTTAAAGAGTAACGTGCCTGCAGGATTTGACATAACTTTTGCTGAGAAGGCTGACTATTATCTCTATACTCTTTCGTACAGCTTCAATGATATTGCAGATTATAATGCTAAGACAAAGGCACTTGCAGGAGCAAATTGGGCAAAGTATGCACTTCAGGATGCTACCTTAACTGCTTCAGAAAAAGATGGGGGTTATGAGGTAACCTTTAAGGAAAGTGGAAAAACTACTGAAGCAAGCATTAAATGGGCATTAGATGGAATATTCAAAAATTCTCAAATCTTTGACCCAAGAGCTGGAAAACCAGATGCAGAGCCTGTTACTGAGGATACTATATTCAAGGTAATGTCAGAAACTGTTAAGGTTGGAGAAAAGGCAACTACTGTTCAATTAGATAAAAATTCTAATGTAACAGTTACAGCTACAGGTACTGTAAGCAAAACAGCAGCACAGACACCAACAGAAACACCTGGAAATGAAGAACCTGATTCAAGCAATCCTTCAACAGGAGACAATATTAATACATATGTTATATTAACATTTTTATCTTTAGTTGGAATGACAGTTGTATTTACAAGAAAAAGAAGGCTTAACTAA
- a CDS encoding NUDIX hydrolase: protein MGNINTKNKQGLTEEEFLEKYDADVFKKPSFTVDMLIFTVTDEEKENYRRLPEKSLKILLVKRGNHPYIGKWALPGGFISVDESLDEAAARVLKTETNIDDIYMEQLYTWGEVGRDLRTRVISSSYMALVDSNNLNVKVGSDEEDARWFNVKYNLLEEKKVAVEKGYIYERIVEIKLWNGSEELFSRIKITENINGTVTRELIETIGMAFDHGKFIEYGIDRLRKKIEYTSLAFNLMSELFTLTELQQVYEVIQGKELLAAAFRRKIANMVVETEEFTKDAGHRPSKLFKYNSGWKRD from the coding sequence ATGGGAAACATAAATACTAAAAACAAACAAGGATTAACTGAAGAAGAATTTTTAGAGAAATATGATGCCGATGTATTCAAGAAGCCATCCTTTACAGTAGATATGCTCATTTTTACTGTTACAGATGAGGAAAAAGAAAATTACAGGAGGCTTCCTGAAAAGTCATTAAAAATCCTTTTAGTGAAGCGAGGAAATCATCCTTATATAGGAAAATGGGCGCTTCCAGGTGGATTTATCTCAGTTGATGAAAGTCTAGATGAAGCCGCAGCACGAGTACTAAAGACTGAAACAAATATTGATGATATTTATATGGAACAGCTGTATACCTGGGGGGAAGTAGGCAGGGACCTAAGAACCAGAGTTATAAGTTCATCCTATATGGCATTAGTTGATAGTAATAATTTAAATGTTAAAGTAGGAAGTGATGAGGAGGATGCAAGATGGTTTAATGTAAAGTATAACTTGCTGGAGGAAAAGAAAGTAGCAGTTGAAAAAGGATATATATACGAGAGAATAGTTGAGATAAAACTTTGGAATGGTAGTGAGGAATTATTCTCTAGGATTAAAATCACTGAAAATATAAATGGAACTGTAACCCGAGAGCTTATTGAAACCATAGGAATGGCCTTTGACCATGGCAAATTCATTGAATATGGCATCGATAGACTTAGAAAAAAAATTGAGTATACAAGTTTAGCTTTTAATCTTATGTCGGAGTTATTTACTTTGACTGAGCTTCAGCAGGTTTATGAGGTTATTCAAGGCAAGGAACTTTTAGCTGCGGCCTTTAGAAGAAAGATTGCAAACATGGTTGTTGAAACAGAGGAATTTACAAAAGATGCAGGTCATAGACCTTCTAAACTTTTTAAATATAATTCAGGTTGGAAAAGAGATTAG
- the srtB gene encoding class B sortase, whose product MNKYFHKISLTLCLSIFIFSAYKISSYLYTNYKSKAAYEELKSIHQQASLPADNSESTSTEQIGQELNEDNFIEYLKEQARLKIYAQQKKQFQEEQEKKQRQQTFENLQKKNKDIVAWIYIPLTNIDYPIVKGSDNEFYLNHDALKKYSDAGAIFLDYNNKLGKDAKTSDKNLTIYGHHMKNGTMFKDLSKFRSKDFLSDNKFIYLDTKYRKETWEIFSVYITPADFNYRQPNFTSTKEYTNFLKSIKSKSIYSTNVQVSANDSILTLSTCSYEFEDARLVVQARLVKEQ is encoded by the coding sequence ATGAATAAATATTTCCATAAAATTTCTTTAACCTTATGCTTATCTATCTTTATTTTTTCTGCATATAAGATTTCAAGTTACTTATACACCAATTACAAAAGTAAAGCAGCCTACGAGGAGCTTAAAAGCATACATCAGCAGGCAAGTTTGCCTGCTGATAATAGCGAATCCACAAGCACTGAGCAAATCGGCCAAGAACTAAATGAAGATAACTTTATAGAATATCTAAAAGAACAAGCCAGATTAAAGATATATGCACAGCAGAAAAAACAGTTTCAGGAAGAACAAGAAAAAAAGCAGAGACAGCAGACCTTTGAAAATCTGCAGAAGAAAAACAAGGATATAGTTGCATGGATATATATTCCACTCACTAATATTGATTATCCTATTGTAAAAGGTTCAGACAATGAATTTTATTTAAACCACGACGCTTTAAAAAAATATAGTGACGCAGGTGCTATATTTCTCGATTATAATAATAAGCTTGGAAAAGATGCAAAAACTTCTGATAAGAATCTAACTATTTATGGTCACCATATGAAGAATGGTACTATGTTTAAAGACTTAAGCAAGTTTAGAAGCAAGGATTTTTTGAGTGATAATAAATTTATATACCTTGATACCAAGTATAGAAAGGAAACCTGGGAAATCTTCTCCGTATACATAACTCCTGCAGATTTCAATTACAGACAGCCAAACTTTACTAGCACAAAGGAGTATACTAATTTTCTAAAGAGCATAAAATCCAAATCTATATACTCCACAAATGTTCAAGTTTCAGCAAATGACAGTATTTTAACCTTATCAACCTGCAGCTATGAGTTTGAGGATGCCAGATTAGTTGTACAAGCTCGACTAGTTAAAGAGCAATAA
- a CDS encoding cysteine hydrolase family protein has product MKKLLVVIDYQKDFVDGALGFEKAVTLEQGIYNKVNKYLENGDKVLFTYDTHFEQYPQTREGKNLPVIHCVKDTEGHKLYGKLKDFSRAENTFHNEKKGFGISPEDMIKISKEIGEDVKEIELVGVVTNICVISNVVLFQSQYREADIIVDASLCASFDDSLHHKALDVIEGLQGKVINRQ; this is encoded by the coding sequence ATGAAAAAGTTATTAGTTGTTATTGACTACCAAAAGGATTTTGTGGATGGAGCTCTTGGTTTTGAAAAAGCGGTAACTTTAGAACAAGGCATATATAATAAGGTTAATAAATATCTTGAAAATGGTGATAAGGTACTTTTCACCTATGATACTCACTTTGAGCAATATCCTCAAACTAGAGAGGGCAAAAACCTTCCAGTAATCCATTGTGTTAAAGACACTGAAGGGCATAAGCTCTATGGAAAGCTAAAGGATTTTTCAAGGGCAGAAAATACTTTTCATAATGAAAAGAAGGGCTTTGGAATTTCACCAGAGGACATGATTAAAATATCAAAAGAAATAGGAGAAGATGTTAAGGAAATTGAACTAGTTGGAGTTGTTACAAATATATGTGTAATCAGTAATGTGGTACTCTTCCAATCACAATATAGAGAAGCAGATATTATTGTGGATGCAAGCCTATGTGCAAGCTTTGATGACTCGTTACATCATAAGGCATTAGATGTAATTGAAGGACTGCAGGGTAAAGTTATAAATAGACAATAA
- a CDS encoding ribose-phosphate pyrophosphokinase codes for MIYLNGEKVEIKKFPNGEALINAEKLNLVAGINEIKLKFESDQDITHLIFLKSHLDEKKIKCNLILPYLPYSRMDRTEGTMVFTLKYLCRLINDLSFESVTIFEPHSEVSSALLDRVNVVNMTKILAEDLLRKLDNGKDEVYLVYPDAGAEKRYRKLINYEKVLTASKERDFKTGYIKNLEIKSSAEVKDFKAIIVDDLCSKGGTFMLTASKLKEIGANEIYLVVTHCENTIFEGELLKSDLIKEIYTTDSILDKNHEKIKLYNGGIVL; via the coding sequence ATGATTTATCTTAATGGAGAAAAAGTTGAAATTAAGAAATTTCCAAACGGTGAAGCATTAATCAATGCTGAGAAATTAAACTTAGTAGCGGGAATAAATGAAATTAAATTAAAATTTGAAAGTGACCAGGATATAACCCATTTAATATTTTTAAAAAGTCATTTAGATGAGAAAAAAATAAAATGTAATTTAATTCTACCATACTTGCCTTATAGTCGAATGGATAGAACCGAAGGTACAATGGTGTTTACTTTGAAATATCTTTGTAGATTAATAAATGACTTAAGCTTTGAAAGCGTAACTATATTTGAACCTCATTCTGAAGTTTCTAGCGCATTATTAGATAGAGTTAATGTAGTTAACATGACTAAAATATTGGCAGAAGACCTTTTGAGAAAATTAGATAATGGAAAGGATGAGGTTTATTTAGTTTATCCAGATGCAGGGGCAGAAAAGAGATATAGAAAATTAATAAATTATGAAAAAGTTTTAACTGCAAGCAAAGAAAGAGACTTTAAAACAGGCTATATCAAAAACTTAGAGATTAAAAGCAGTGCAGAAGTAAAAGACTTTAAAGCTATTATAGTGGATGATTTATGCTCAAAGGGCGGCACCTTTATGCTTACAGCTTCTAAGCTGAAAGAAATTGGAGCTAACGAAATATATTTAGTGGTTACTCATTGCGAGAATACTATTTTTGAAGGCGAACTATTAAAAAGTGATTTAATTAAGGAAATTTATACTACAGATAGTATTTTAGATAAAAATCATGAAAAGATTAAGCTTTATAATGGGGGTATTGTATTATGA
- a CDS encoding nicotinate phosphoribosyltransferase, translating into MLNPMLLTDFYKTIHHLCYAPGMTKLVSYWTPRMSRKEDMNKVVMFGLQPFIKKYLIQYFNENFFNRPKEAVVSEYKKLISKTMGTLAADTKHIEALHDLGYLPIQIKAVAEGTRVNIKTPMIEITNTHEDFPWLVNYLETFMSCNIWQPMTSATIAYRYREILEKYFALTVDNGDIRRACGDFSMRGFSSIESAELSGAAHLLSFLGTATIPAISYLEEYYNCNVEEELVGLGTPSTEHSVMCSYGENEFEAYRRLITEVFPSGALSIVSDTYDYWKVITDILPKLKEDILNREGKIVIRGDSGDPVKIICGDKNAEKGSEEYKGTVELLWDIFGGEVNSKGYKVLNSKIGTIYGDSITVERCEEICKGLEENGFAVSNCILGIGSYTYQYNTRDTFGFALKATHAVINGKEKFIFKDPKTDDGNFKKSQKGMCYVYKEGQDILYKDELTIKEQEELKDNLLEVVFKDGKLIKDFSLAEIRNRLHGNF; encoded by the coding sequence ATGTTAAATCCAATGTTATTAACTGATTTTTATAAAACCATTCATCATTTGTGCTATGCACCGGGAATGACTAAATTAGTAAGCTATTGGACCCCTAGGATGTCTAGAAAAGAAGACATGAATAAGGTTGTTATGTTTGGACTACAGCCCTTTATAAAAAAGTATTTAATACAATACTTTAATGAAAACTTTTTTAATAGGCCTAAGGAAGCTGTAGTTTCTGAGTACAAAAAACTTATTTCTAAAACTATGGGAACACTAGCAGCAGATACAAAACATATTGAAGCGCTGCATGATTTAGGCTACTTGCCTATACAGATTAAAGCAGTGGCAGAAGGAACAAGAGTAAATATAAAGACTCCAATGATTGAAATTACAAATACTCACGAGGATTTTCCATGGCTTGTCAATTATTTAGAAACCTTTATGAGCTGTAATATTTGGCAGCCAATGACTAGTGCAACTATAGCTTATAGATATAGAGAAATATTAGAAAAATATTTTGCTCTTACTGTTGATAATGGGGATATAAGAAGAGCTTGTGGGGATTTTAGCATGAGAGGCTTTAGTTCAATAGAGAGTGCAGAACTAAGCGGCGCAGCACATCTTCTGTCTTTTTTAGGAACAGCAACAATACCTGCTATAAGCTATTTAGAAGAGTACTACAATTGTAACGTAGAAGAGGAGTTAGTAGGACTTGGAACGCCTTCTACAGAGCACAGTGTAATGTGCAGTTATGGAGAAAATGAATTTGAAGCTTACAGAAGATTAATTACAGAAGTGTTCCCAAGTGGAGCTTTAAGCATAGTATCTGACACTTATGATTATTGGAAGGTAATAACTGATATATTGCCAAAATTAAAAGAGGATATATTAAATAGAGAGGGTAAAATTGTTATAAGAGGAGATAGTGGGGATCCAGTAAAAATAATTTGCGGAGATAAAAATGCTGAAAAAGGCAGTGAGGAGTACAAGGGCACTGTGGAGCTTCTATGGGACATTTTTGGTGGAGAGGTTAATTCAAAAGGCTATAAGGTTTTAAACAGTAAAATAGGAACAATTTATGGTGACAGCATAACTGTAGAAAGATGTGAAGAGATTTGCAAGGGCTTAGAAGAAAACGGCTTTGCAGTGAGCAATTGCATATTAGGAATTGGCTCATACACTTATCAGTACAACACCAGAGATACCTTTGGTTTTGCACTAAAGGCTACCCATGCTGTTATAAATGGAAAAGAAAAGTTTATCTTTAAAGATCCTAAAACTGATGACGGTAATTTTAAAAAGTCTCAAAAGGGAATGTGTTATGTATATAAAGAGGGGCAAGATATTTTATATAAAGATGAATTAACTATTAAAGAGCAAGAGGAGCTTAAGGACAATTTGCTGGAAGTGGTATTTAAGGATGGTAAGTTAATTAAGGATTTTTCCTTAGCTGAAATAAGAAATAGGCTTCATGGAAATTTCTAA
- a CDS encoding class I mannose-6-phosphate isomerase codes for MKYIQHESNYDKYPEISIKGFDTEAWSGYNSILQEVKIRIEKNNKAKTVVAIECYPGVRYEELYKEFISHLGAKLIVNSDEAALYGDELTSLIDKNLTEDRVFGLMCHMDLKELFIQDKLENIKNRVEEVQEGLVVVYGVGATLAVEGDILLYCDLARWEIQQRYRSGEIGNWRCDNNKEDVLRKYKRGFFVEWRLADKVKKSLYEKIDYLIDTNQKNAPNMITGRAFLEGLRGAALRPFRLVPYFDPGVWGGQWMKEVCNLDKDKSNFAWSFDGVPEENSIYLRYGSVRIEVPSINLVFYQPTELLGDKVHARFGTEFPIRFDFLDTIGGQNLSLQVHPLTEYIQEKFGMNYTQDESYYILDTEGETCVYLGTKEGINKEDMISDLRRAEAGEISFPDEKYINKFPAQKHDHFLIPAGTIHCSGTNSMVLEISATPYIFTFKLWDWDRVGLDGLPRPVHIGHGEKVIQWNRDTQWVKKNLINRIEKIDEGDGWLEERTGLHEREFIETRRHWFSKKVLNNTNGGVNVLNLIEGECALVESPCNVFEPFEVHYAETFIIPASVGEYTIRPYGNSEGKTIATIKAFVRT; via the coding sequence ATGAAGTATATTCAACACGAGAGCAACTATGATAAATACCCCGAAATTTCGATAAAAGGCTTCGATACCGAGGCATGGAGTGGCTACAACAGTATTCTCCAGGAAGTAAAGATCAGAATTGAAAAAAATAATAAAGCAAAAACTGTTGTGGCTATAGAATGTTATCCAGGAGTCAGATATGAAGAGCTTTATAAGGAGTTTATTTCGCATTTGGGGGCTAAACTTATAGTGAACTCTGATGAGGCTGCCTTATATGGGGATGAATTGACTTCTCTGATAGATAAAAACCTTACCGAAGACAGGGTATTTGGACTTATGTGCCACATGGATTTGAAGGAGTTATTTATTCAAGACAAGCTTGAAAACATTAAAAATAGGGTTGAGGAAGTACAAGAAGGGCTAGTAGTAGTTTACGGAGTAGGGGCTACGCTTGCAGTCGAAGGAGATATTCTGTTATACTGCGACCTAGCTCGATGGGAAATTCAGCAGAGGTACAGAAGCGGAGAAATAGGAAACTGGCGCTGTGATAATAATAAGGAAGATGTACTAAGAAAATATAAAAGAGGATTCTTCGTAGAGTGGAGATTAGCTGATAAAGTCAAAAAATCCTTATATGAGAAGATTGATTATTTGATAGATACAAATCAAAAAAATGCTCCAAACATGATAACTGGAAGAGCGTTTTTAGAAGGCTTAAGGGGAGCTGCATTGAGGCCCTTCAGATTAGTTCCTTACTTTGACCCCGGAGTATGGGGAGGGCAATGGATGAAGGAAGTGTGTAATTTAGACAAAGATAAAAGCAACTTTGCCTGGAGCTTTGACGGAGTCCCTGAAGAAAACAGCATCTACTTGAGGTATGGAAGCGTTAGGATTGAAGTGCCATCAATTAATTTGGTATTTTATCAGCCTACTGAACTTTTGGGAGATAAGGTACATGCACGTTTCGGAACTGAATTTCCTATAAGATTTGACTTTCTGGATACCATAGGAGGACAAAACTTAAGTCTTCAAGTGCACCCATTGACAGAGTATATTCAGGAGAAATTCGGTATGAATTATACTCAGGATGAGAGTTATTATATTCTGGATACTGAAGGGGAAACCTGTGTATATCTAGGTACTAAAGAAGGAATCAATAAAGAGGACATGATAAGTGATCTGCGCAGAGCAGAAGCTGGAGAGATTAGCTTCCCAGATGAAAAATATATTAATAAATTTCCAGCCCAAAAACATGATCATTTTCTTATTCCAGCAGGCACGATACACTGCTCCGGTACAAATTCAATGGTGCTTGAGATAAGTGCCACTCCATATATATTTACCTTTAAGCTGTGGGATTGGGATAGAGTTGGCTTAGATGGACTGCCAAGACCAGTGCATATAGGTCATGGAGAAAAAGTTATACAATGGAACAGAGATACGCAGTGGGTAAAGAAAAATCTAATTAATAGAATAGAGAAAATAGATGAAGGAGACGGATGGTTAGAAGAGCGCACCGGGCTCCATGAGCGTGAATTTATTGAGACAAGAAGACATTGGTTTAGCAAGAAAGTACTTAATAATACCAATGGAGGCGTAAATGTATTGAACTTAATTGAAGGTGAATGCGCCTTAGTTGAAAGTCCTTGCAATGTTTTTGAGCCTTTTGAGGTTCATTATGCAGAAACCTTTATAATACCTGCTTCAGTAGGTGAGTACACTATAAGACCTTATGGGAATAGTGAAGGCAAAACTATAGCAACTATTAAAGCCTTTGTAAGAACTTAA
- the nadE gene encoding NAD(+) synthase, with the protein MRANFSAEKISKDILNWIKDYFKAQPGAKGAVIGISAGKDSTIAAKLLVEALGKERVFGVLMPNGEQKDISDSLRVVDILGISYKTVNIEKAYKGLLEGIGEETLSIDAKINIPPRLRMTTLYAIAAALHYRVCGTGNKSEGFVGYTTKWGDNASDFNPIGDLTTEEVVAIGDYLDLPYELTHKTPSDGLSGKSDEEKLGFTYKQLNDFIENGSSKDAEIDEKIILKHEYNKHKGILPPKYKLG; encoded by the coding sequence ATGAGGGCTAATTTTAGTGCAGAAAAGATAAGTAAAGATATTTTAAACTGGATTAAAGACTATTTTAAGGCTCAGCCTGGTGCCAAGGGTGCTGTAATTGGAATAAGTGCCGGTAAGGATAGTACCATAGCTGCAAAGCTTTTAGTAGAAGCTTTGGGTAAGGAAAGAGTATTTGGAGTTTTAATGCCTAATGGTGAACAAAAAGATATTTCTGACAGCCTGAGAGTTGTAGATATTCTTGGAATCAGCTATAAAACAGTTAATATTGAAAAGGCTTATAAGGGTCTATTAGAGGGCATTGGTGAAGAGACATTATCAATAGATGCAAAAATCAATATTCCGCCAAGGCTAAGAATGACCACCTTGTACGCTATTGCAGCAGCTTTGCATTATAGAGTGTGCGGCACAGGAAATAAATCTGAGGGTTTTGTTGGTTACACAACTAAATGGGGAGACAATGCATCTGATTTTAATCCTATAGGAGATTTGACTACTGAAGAAGTTGTAGCCATAGGGGATTATTTAGACTTGCCATATGAATTAACTCATAAAACTCCAAGTGACGGGTTAAGTGGAAAGTCTGATGAGGAAAAACTAGGTTTTACCTATAAACAGCTTAATGATTTTATTGAAAATGGAAGCTCCAAAGATGCAGAAATTGATGAAAAGATTATACTCAAGCATGAGTATAATAAGCATAAGGGTATTTTGCCACCGAAGTATAAATTAGGATAG